AAGGACTCAATCATGCTCGATCACGTCATTTgtatgaggggaatattccctacaAGAAGGACGGTCGTATGGGAGAAGGACAGAGGAAAAGACAAGCAAAAACCCTAGCCCCgaagaagcatataaggaggccgagacgaaggaagaaggtaagcattcaggccctcaccattactcccttacttaaaactgtgcggccgaccctaacttgagcgtcagaggactaaccccggacaaagctccgagcctccgccgtctgtgcttgtgcaggaccaactcgcggggttttttggTAGCAACACTAATAAACATAATTCTATTCAATAAAATGATCAAAGTTCTTAATAGACACAGCCTTCCtacaacaaattaaaaaaattacaatctaaaaaataaaaaaatatcctcAATAATCCATCTTTCCTTGTCGTCCACAAAactccacattttttttattcctgagGCAATAGAGGAGGGGCGACAGTCTTTAAgagttcttccatctttcttgacAAACCTAGCTCTGAGAAAAGCAGCAGCAGTAGATTTCTCCTTTCTCATTCTCCAAACAAGTTTGCAGAGCATGGCCTTGTTAGAATCTCTAAGCCTCCTTATTCCcagacccccttcctcctttggcttGCACAAGGTGTCCCACTTGACAGTGATCGACCTCACCATGTCAATCTcccctgtccaaataaaattcctcatccatctctccatcaaagagatgagggatgtaggccaccagtaaactgAAAAACTATGGGTAGGCATTCCAGAGATAACAGTTTTTACCAATTCCACCCTCCCCGCCATTGACaagagcttgcctttccaacctGCCAGTCTACTCTTAATCTTGTCCATGATCGGAAACAAGGTGTCcttctttattcttcccttgaaaatttctACTCCCAGATATTTGGTAGGGAAATTACACACCAGGATGCCCAGAATGTCAGAGATGCACTGCTTCCTGGCAAGAGGGATTTTCACCAGGAAGAGTTTGCTTTTTTCTAAACTCAAACATTGGCCTGAAAATTCCTGATATTTAAGCAAAAAATCCTTTAAATTTCTGACATACCTCATAGTGgcattggagaagataaaaatatcatctgcaaagaggATATGACTACGGGTAGGGACGCCTCTTGGACCCTGAAGCGGCTTCAATTTATTCATGTGAATCAATGACTTAATCCCTCTGGACAAAACCTCTTCCGCAATAATAAAGAGTAAAGGAGAAATAGGGTCCCCTTGTCTTAAGCCTCTCTCAACATCAAAGTACCCCTGCGGGCCTCCATTGACCATAATTGATATCTTAGTCGATATCAACATCTGATGCAGCCATGTAACCCATTTCTCAGAGAATCCAAACTTACGAAGAACCAGAAACAGGAAATGCCACGAAATagtgtcataagcttttttaatatcaattttaaggccaagaccaccccctcttATAGAAGCAACCATCATATTAGCAAGCTCTGATGCGAGACTAATGTTCAAATGAATtaatttccctttttgaaaagccCCTTGTTCTTCTGAAATCAGACGAGGAAGGAACTTTTCAAGTCTCAAAGCCATCACTTTTGATATgatcttgcaaaaaaaattccccatgcataagGGGCGGAATTTGTCCAAAGAGGAAGCACCTTCCACTTTAGGTATCAGCACCAAGAAATTGTTGTTTATCCCTCTAGGCATATGACTAGAGCTAAAGAAATGGCGAGTTGCAGAACATACCTCCCTTTCaacaatattccagcatctcCTAAAAAAAGCTCCTGTAAATCCATCTGGACCTGGAGAGCTGTCCGGGTCGAGCTCCCATATTGccttctttatctcttcatcACTCGGGAtagaatccaagaaaaaaatatcgtTTTGTTGAAGAACCATGGGAATGGAGTCAAGAAGGTCCACATGATCTATAGTAGGGGTGGCTTTGTGGAAATCCTCATAAAATTGCACAATGTAGTCTCCCAACTGTTCGCGACCTTCCACAATGGTCCCATCTTGTTTCTTGAGGCATCTAATGGTATTTctaattcttctcatttttgcagaaAAATGGAAGAATTTAGAATTCCTGTCCCCCTGCTTCATCCATCTGATCTTAGCCTTTTCCACCCAAAGCTTTTCATGCAAATCCAAGGCTTTAATCAAAGAAGTTTTTGCATCTGCTTCCCCAGCAAAAGAGTGGTCATCTAACCCATTGGCTTCAATGTCTAATTGCACCtgctttaagtttttttttttgcatcttcAAGAGCTCTATCAATGTTTGGAAAGGAGGTCTTAGCCCAGATTTTCaaaacttcttttaattttttcagctTGAGCATAAGGACGAAAATAGGGTTCCCTGAAATCCACTCACTCCAAGATGAGTTAACCACAGTTTCAAAATCTGTATGGTATATCCAAAATTTGTGAAATCAAAAAGGGGCATTAGGCGGTCTCTGAGACAGAGCTGAAGTGACCATAATAGGGGCGTGATCAAAGGCAATTCGATCAAGGACTGTTTGGGCACAGTCCTGAAATTGAGATATCCATTCGTCATTACAGAAGCTTCTATCCAACACTGCGTGAACATTACCTCTGCGGCGGTTGTTAGACCAAGTAAACTTCAGTCCAAAAGAAGGCACTTGAGCCATAACACAAGCATcaaccatggctccaaattcAGCTGCCGATCCCATACTGAAGTTGCCCGGCCCTCTCTTCTCATGAGATTGCAAGGTTGCATTAAAATCACCCATAATTACCCATGGAGTAGGGGACTGAGGAGAATCAGCCATCAACTTCATCCACAAAGATCTTCTTTCAGCTCTAAAGCTACTCGCATGAACGAAAGAGATTTGAGCAGTAATTGAGTCCCATGTAATAGAAACCGAAATATGCTGCTCTGACTCAGCAATAATTGTAGGAATATTTAAATTCTCTTCCAAACTATCCATAAATTTGGGGCCTTTCCGACCCGAGAATTATGTATAAAATTGCAACAGAATCCCAATCTATTAAAGAATAAATTAGGGAAATTAGTTACCTCGATCATTGGCTCCGCAATGCAAAGAATATCAGGATCCTTTTCTTTCACAAGAACACGTAAGGCGTTCTTACCAGAGGCCTTCTTCATACCCCTGATATTCCAGAAGAGCAGCTTCATTATGTCACTTTTTGGTATAGGTCTGATGAGCCGACTTGGATGTCTGCTCCTTTTCCATAACTTTGCCTTTCCTTGCTACCACCTCCTCTGCGCGTAAAGCATTATCAATA
This genomic stretch from Macadamia integrifolia cultivar HAES 741 unplaced genomic scaffold, SCU_Mint_v3 scaffold1506, whole genome shotgun sequence harbors:
- the LOC122063975 gene encoding uncharacterized protein LOC122063975, whose amino-acid sequence is MKLLFWNIRGMKKASGKNALRVLVKEKDPDILCIAEPMIEHISVSITWDSITAQISFVHASSFRAERRSLWMKLMADSPQSPTPWVIMGDFNATLQSHEKRGPGNFSMGSAAEFGAMVDACVMAQVPSFGLKFTWSNNRRRGNVHAVLDRSFCNDEWISQFQDCAQTVLDRIAFDHAPIMVQLDIEANGLDDHSFAGEADAKTSLIKALDLHEKLWVEKAKIRWMKQGDRNSKFFHFSAKMRRIRNTIRCLKKQDGTIVEGREQLGDYIVQFYEDFHKATPTIDHVDLLDSIPMVLQQNDIFFLDSIPSDEEIKKAIWELDPDSSPGPDGFTGAFFRRCWNIVEREFGFSEKWVTWLHQMLISTKISIMVNGGPQGYFDVERGLRQGDPISPLLFIIAEEVLSRGIKSLIHMNKLKPLQGPRGVPTRSHILFADDIFIFSNATMRKQCISDILGILVCNFPTKYLGVEIFKGRIKKDTLFPIMDKIKSRLAGEIDMVRSITVKWDTLCKPKEEGGLGIRRLRDSNKAMLCKLVWRMRKEKSTAAAFLRARKAVSIKNFDHFIE